The genomic interval CTATTAAATCTAtttcaattgaccgatttccttatatggactataactcagtaaaactTTGAATGTTAAGTTAATATTTGTCCATAAAGACTTGTGCTTGTAGACCAATGAGAACATAACTCTTCATTGATGAGGTAAACATAATTCATATCATCCAACTTCTACAGACTTGAAGGAACCAAACAAATTATTGACAGATGCCATTTTGTAATTAAAATTGAGTACACTTAAAACCCCAGTGAACCTCCATGGTAAACGAGTCAGTCAAAAGATCTACATGTGCTTTAGTGGCTGACCTTGGAGATCTTGGGGATCTTGGTGGGGTCGATTGTCCTGCTGTTCTTGGTCATAGGCACAGTGTTCCAAGTCTCGTCTCTCTGTTGCACacgctgctccctctgctgctccctttgctgttctctctgctgctgttgttgctctGGAGGACAGAGGAAACACACACAGGAAGGATAACATGTCAACAGGTTTTTAAAGACAAATCAAATAGTGCCCCAGGTTTGAGAGAATACTGTGGGGTGAGTTGACAGATGGGATAGTAGGGGAACTTTCTGACCACTGTGGGCCACTGTAGTGTCTCCGTCTGCAGGCTATGGGGAGGGAATGCCAGTGTAGCTCTAAGCCTTAGAGGATGTAGCCCATGGGCCTGGCTGACCTGGCCTTCTCTTGGTGTCCTTGGAAAGCAGCTGCTGGTGCaccttcctctgctcctcctgctcctcgaTCTTGGCCTCTTTGTGGATCTGCTCGATGGTCTTGGGGCCCTGGTCAGCTCTCCTGGACACCCAGTTGTGCTGTTGGAAAGAGCAGTGTTAGACTTGCGCAAGGAGTTCCCTCAGAGAGACAATCTGGTGTTTTTAATTACTGAACTGCGTACAACACAATTAGCCTACAGTCAAGGAGCCCCAACGGCACAGCAGTATTTTGTTGATGGCTATGCATGCAGAATTTTTTATTCTATGCTCAAATCTAACTGATTACAGTCTGTTGTTTTCTTCCTCAGAGTGAATTACTGGTCTGCTCAGGGAGCCCGTGTGAAGAACTGAAAATTAGAATTTGTTTTCTCCTATTTattgtaatacattttttttttttttttaccctcacTGGTGGGCTGAGCTGCACAGACAGCACACAACCACAAGGCTTGagtatgcgcacacacacacacacacacacacacacacacacacacacacacacactcaccaatcGGAGGTCTATCACGTCCTGCAGCATAAACCGTATCCGAGACGATGTCTTCCGTTCCTTAACAATTTTCTCCATCTGATTGAAATACTGATCCATGCGAGGCTAtgacaagaaagagagagataaagggtcATTGCAAAGTGATGTATGAATACAATATTCTCACTATTCACTCCAGTGGACAGCCAGACACTCATGTCATTTCATTCCACTCCATTTTAcaattcagtgtgatatagtaTTGCCTCAAAGTAAACTGAGCAGTTTGGGAGCAGGTACAACAAAAGCCTTTTTTCTTAGCCTATAAAACACAGACTACTAAATGTGATTTCCTGTCTCAGTGTTAAATGTGCCAGATATACACCATTACAGCATTTGTAAATATGAGGACCACAGAGAGTCTTAAAACTCTGGTAGAGCCCAAAGAGGGTGAACACTGGTACGTGTGTAGGAGTCTTTCCTTTGGCCAGCAGCAGGTTAAAACAGGTCAGACAACAGCAGGCGTGTGAGCAGTGAGATGTCTCCTCACCAACGTCCCGCCAGGCCTCAGGGGCTTCCACATACGACCAGCTGGAAGTCATTTAAGCTCCCTCCCCATGGCTCACCTTGGCCTTCTCAAAGTCCAGGTCCTTGCCGATGGTGGTGAGCAGCCTGCAAAGGCACTCCAGCGATTCCTCGTCATGGTTCTTCAGCAGCTTGACCACGCAGTCGTGCATGATGGCCTCTGTCAGCATCTTGAGCTTGAACAGCTCCCCGATGAACTTGATGTTCCCTATGGAGCGCCGGCGGGCCTTGTCCTTGGCCTCCTCCAGCTCTAACCGTAGTCTCTCTTGATCACTGGACTAGAGAGGAAATGGAGAGTAGATTGTCAGAACTAAGTAACTAGCAACAGCTAACAATGAGCCCCCACTAACTCTCCACAATACATCAGTCCCATACAATTCTCTCCTCTATATTCCCCTACTACAAGGTGACAGACAGATTAGTGAtctgggtagtgtgtgtgtgtgtggggtttagGTACCTGTGCAGAGTCAAGTTCCTTCTGTTTCCTTTCAAACACCACGTCATCCACCTTGTCCCGCTCAAACTCCTTCTGACAACGGTTGAGCAGCAGTTTGCGGAAGTTCACTGTGGTTCCGGGTTTGTCCGTCATGGGCACTTTGAGCTGGAGAATAACAGAGGTAACAAGCTATTTGGTTAGAGGTACAGAGATATAGGGGAAAGAGCAGAGTAAAGAAAAACTGAGAATTGAATGGGAGATGAGGTCTAGAAAGAGTGAAAGGGGGCAGAAATATACCGTTAGGGACATTTTGCTGAATGTTTATGGGGCTTAAGAGGCCCCATGTACAGTTTATATTTTGATGTTGACTAGCAGCATTCAGAGGAACCACAGATAATCATGTCTGAACAATAGTGAGCTGAGCTTAACATACCGTGGTGAGGCAGCGACACATGTTCCCGTAGGCCACAGAGAAGCCGGGCTCGTCGATGGCCTTCTCAAAGACCAGGTCGATGACGCCCTTGAGGCGCTCCTCCGTGTCGATGGTGAGGTCCGTCACCTGCTTCATCAGCTGGTTGAACATCTGAGGCGTCAGTTTGTTGAGGATACTGCGCACCTTCCGGAAGAGCTCCTGGCAGGGCAACAACATCATCATAATTTATTGATGTAAGAATTCACTCACTTCATTTGATCTTCGGTCTCTTGACAACTCCTTGGTCACAATATCTCTTTCCCGTGTGGAGTCACTGCTGAAGAAACTCAACATCTTGTGGTTGAGTAGGGTGTGCGTTTTTGATTtgactgtgtgggtgtgtctgggtGTAAGATGAAAGGTTTGGCTCCTACCTGTGTTATAATGACCTCAGGGTCATCTGATGGCCCCGCCCTCTTCATGCCGGGTTTCCAGGCATTCTCAGCCTTCTTCAGTTGCACCTCTTCATTCGCCGACACGTTCAGGATAATCTTCCTGGGCGGGGGCCGCCGGGCACCACTCCCCATGTTCATCATCTGCTGGAGAGTGGAGAACAACATGTCACTTCTACAGCTCGccaccaacaccacacacatcaccAAGACTTGTTTGCTGAAGTCTAATTCACAActtcccttgaatgagtatgacTTAGGGAAATTAGTAATCCCTAGTAAACAAACGAGATGCAAATAATTCCCCATGATTCATTTATCTCACTATGATACCAGCCCAGCGATGATGTTGTTCATTACTATACCAGAAGAAAtattctgtgagtgtgtgtgcgagcgacagccagagagagagcgcgagtcaGTGAGCGAGAGAGAAGTAACAAAAAGAAGAGACATTATTTGAGAAAGAGATTGGTGTTTGTGTCGGGCGGAGGGGTAGTAATTACGTGAGCCTGGGAGTGAGTGTGACTCACTGCAGCTCCGCCGCGTCCTCCACTCATCTGTCTGCCAAAGTCAGCAAAGGCCGGTGTGAAGTCAGGGCCTCGGGAGATCACCCTGGATTCTACCGCCCGGGTTGGCAGCTTGTTTTGGTTTATCTgcagagacacacagggagagagcgcGATGGACAGTGAGACAGCTGACCAGCAGGGGGAGCAGTGATCCTTTAACACTGTGGGCCTAGCCATATGGGGAGAGCAGTGGCTGTGGCCTGGTCCAGAAACAACACCCTACTAGCCCTGATTCCCTAAGCACTTCTGGAGATCTGAAAGGACGATAGGTATAATCAATATGGTGAAAGTTTTACCAAGCCTATCAGGGGGTACTACCATATTGCGTAGATCTATCACCTCCTTTCAGATCTACATGAAGTGCCTGAGGTAGGGGCTGGAATCGGGCCTACCACTGGGGCAAAAGAGACAGGTCAGACCCAGCTACTTTCAGGTCCATCCACTGTTGTCCACTGAGAGGTGGTGGATTCCCAATCCTAGTCTTAGTTCGCCACTGTGTATGCTGTTTTATGTGTATCAGCTATGCATTTGATAAATTCTGTTTAACAAATTTGGTGACTGGCGCAGTGAGTGAAGTCAGAACCACATGTGGAAGGAGGACTGAAGGGAACATTGTGAGGGAAGGGGGAGAACAACTCCAGCGCTCTCAGCTGTCATTGACTTCCCTTAGTACTCTCCTCCAGTGAACATTTTCTCAGGGAGAAAAATATGACTCCCAGGGACTGTACATCAATCGTTGCCAGTCTATTGCTCCTTTTCTGGGGCTGAATTATCAACACTGCCAAGTGTGACATAATAGCTATGTGATTTTAAACAAAACAGGATGTCTATGGGCTAGCCGCTATTGGCTCGGTCAGAGTGCAGCAGAGGGAGATGAACTTACCAGAAGCATATCATTTCATAATGAATAGTTAAAAAAATGACATTGGGCCATGTATTTACTAAAGGGATCAAATAAAGCTACCCACACCGTTTGCTCCATACAAATAACCCCTTCACTTGAGAGCTTTTTTCAAAAGCAACTTACTTTGCTAACATCTTACACTATCCATTTATAGTCCTGAATATTTTTTGTGGGGTTTAGGGCCTTGCTCACAGCTAACTCATTCTGACCACTAGGTTGAAGCTCTGCTCAGCCCACTCTTCACACACCTTGTCCAGCACAACGTCACTGATCTGAGGCAGCCCATCTGGCTTCTGTGTACAGGCAGCCATGAACTGAAAGCCCAGCAGGAAGTCCCGTTTGTACTGACGCTTCCCATTAGTCTCCAGATCTGAGGAAACAACAAGATAGAGGTGAGGAAAACAGCCCTGCTCATCTCATACTGTGCAAAGGTTGTATGACTGTTGATAGTGAAAACTAAGCGAGAGACACTACTGAATAATAACCACCCCCTACCTTCATGGAAGAGGTCTGGGGGTGCTCCAGTGGAGCCCTCATTGTCCCCAGGGGTGGCCCCGCTGTCACTGCTCTCCGTCTCCGAGGTGTGTCCTGCTCCGTTCCTCATGGGCTCAGCCTCCCCGTTTTCCTCAGGGGCTGGgggcctctcctctgcctccaggGCTGAGGGtgctgttgagggagggggagaggtgctGCAGCTCCTGGCGGGTGGCAGGGCCTGGTCTCCAGCAGCCTCTTCCAAAGGCTTGAGCTCCTCCTGGGGGATGGAGGGGAAGCAGAGGGGGTGAGATAGAGGGACAGAGCTGCCTTCACAGAGTCGGATGGGAACACTGATCATGATGGATAACTCCTTGCCAACGTACTCTGACGATAACACCATTTCAAGTCATTCATGTCTGTGTTCCACCGCCACACATGTGGAAACATTTTCCATTTgaactattccccatataatCGCTCTCCGTCTACTCTGTTTatgcttcccctcctcctcccccgcaATGAGTGAATAAGAAGGGTTCTTGCTTACCTCAGTCTCCCTCTGTTGGGCATCTCCAACAGGACTCTCTTCATTTGGTTTCTTCCAGGTCTTTGGTGCATCAGGAGCAGTCTGACATCCTGCAGCGAAAACAACAGCAAAGACATTTTAAAGTCGGCTATAGGCTAACGATTTACCCAAAATTGCACCCACTAAAAATCTATGACTAGATACTTTTACTAGCGGAAAATAGTGGCCTTCCTCTCAGAATAATCATGGTCACTCCAATCACTCCAGCTGTTAGTGTAAGCACTGTGATGAGCTCAGCACTGATCCTGTTTGAAACAGATTCTATAAACGTGGACAGTCTTAGTTGTGTCCAGCAGCAACATTTAACAGTTTATATATAGTATACACACAGGCATCCATGTGACATTCACACGGTCATCTGTACCCATGGTTATGTACATACCTGTAGTGGGACTCTTTCTGGAAAGGGCTTGTAGCTGTGGTTCAGGCTTGTTGTCTGGTGTTATGAATGCCTCTGTCCCTGCTTTGAGAGGGACGTCTTTAGTGTCGGCGGGCTTGCTGGCCTCCGCTGTGGCCTGCACTAGTGGTGGAAGGCCAGGGGGAGGTGCTGGAAAAGCAGGCGCAGGTTTGGAGGTCAGAGTGACTGGCACTACAGCGATGGGTGCGATAGAGTCCGTGACAGCAGGGGGGATCTCTGCTCTCACCTCACTGGGCACAGCCTCACTACAGTCTTCTCTGGAGGCCGGGGTTGAAGCCTGGGGctggggtggggagggagaggaatCTAGGGGGGAGGGCTCCTGGGCCTGGGTGTCCAGCTCAGCCCCAGTGTCAGCATGGCCATTCAAAGCTTTTGGGGTTAGGGTGGGGGAAGCAGCCAGGGTGTGTGGGGCTTCTGGAAGAGGCTCCACTGTGTTTGGGATCTGGGAATGAGTCGTGGGAGGCAGGGTCTTGGGCTCAGCTGCAGAGGGAGTGGGAGTAGCAGGCTCCACTGCAGAGGGCTGCTCAATGGGGTTGGGGCTGGCAACAGGACGAGGGGCAGGGATGGGCGCCACCATCACTGGGGCAGGAGAGGGAAGCTCTGTTTCTACAGGGGGAGATGGGGCAGTTACAGGTGCACTGGCCTCTCGCCACGCCATAGAAGGTTCTGGTTGTCCAATCCCGGGAGAGGAAGGCTTCCGGATAACCTGCTCCAATTTTGGCTTATCATATACTGGAAAAGCGAAGAGATAACACTGACATTAAACACAAAAGAGAAAATTATTTGTGCTCTCTTTACTGAGTCAACGTCTTGCTCAGGCCTCTGCTCTCAGAGCAGAGATGTATTGTgcctggagggtggaggggtgaggGTCAGACCTGGCCCTGGTTTGCTGTCTGCAGCCCCAGGCGTGGGCTGCTGCTGCTTGGAGGGCTCCAGGCTGTAGGCTGGGTGGGCCTGGCCTTGGCCCTGCTCCGGAGTCTGGCTGCCGCtcgactgctgctgctgctgcgatTTGAGGTAGAAAATGTGAGGATAATGAGGGTGCGGCCATAAAAACTAGCAACATGGAAAGACAGCCAAATAAGCACAAACGAGCACAAAAATAGATTTAAGCGGAAACAAGGAAACCAGTGGGTATGGTTAGAAATATTGGCAACGGAAAAGACGGGGGAAGACAAGAAGAGACGGCAGCCAAGGAAAGCAGGCAAGAGGGGAAAAAAGGAGGAGATGAAGACGCAAAACAATAAAGAGTGCAAGAGTAGGAGAGAATGATAGGGAAACGGAGGCACATAAGGTAAAACAAAGCAACAAAAAAAGGGAGTGTAAAAAGgacaagacagaaagagaggaaagacACACTGTTAACGTCCAAGGAGAGGACAAGGAGGAAGTGTCACAACAAAAGACTTCCCTCCACAAAATCCAGAACAAGAATTGTCAATTAAGATGATTGCCCTTTTCTATTAGAATGCATTCAGCAATGACTCCTTTTGTTTGAATAAATAAGAAAATCTTATTTCTGGATTCTTCATAGAGGGACAAAAAGCAGAAACGACATGTTCCATAACAACATTTACTGtactagaagagagggaggagatacaCTGATACATGTAGGTAGGTACTAGTAGGTATAGATGTGTAAGCCATAGATCTGTGTGTCCAAGATTAACATGATAACCAACTATGACCAATGAAATACAGTGTGTTAGGTCACTGTTGTAAAATAGCCATGGTGTCCTGTTACTCAAATTGAATAGCAAAGATTGTGAACCTAAGGCCAACCTAAGGCCAGGTGTTAGGTGCAGATCAGTGGGTCAGGGACAGTGGCTGAAGTCTATGTGGCTGGCTGTGTCTAATGCAGTATGGCAGAGAATGGATTAGACACAGACTGAGGAAAATGTTTCTGGTCTGGTGCATGGCTCTCTGTATGTCGTGGTGTCAAAGCCCTGGTGGCCTGGCCTAATTGCCCGCTCCTTCCTAACACCCAGCAGTTTGCCCTAAGCACAGGTTTTACACAGCCATGGATGAGAGGCTAATAGCTCAGCTCAGtgggtcagtgtgtgtatgtgtgtaagtgaGTGAGAGAGCATTAAGCCTAAGAGCAGGTAGCATGAGAGTAGATGTGTACTTACCTGcggaggggtgggggtggaggagggtCGTCCGACAGGGGGAGTTGGATTCCGGCTCCCTGTGCCCCCTGCCATGATCTCCTCTGTGATGTCCCTGCCTCCCTGATTGGGGTCACGGATACGGATCTGGGAGGACAATGACACAAAAGGAACGCCGTCTCACTAAAGCACCAGTGTCTCAGAGCAACCCTCCCCCAGCCATTTAAAACAGTGGAGCGTGTAATGTACAGGAGTACTGACTGAGTCTAAAGAAGCATTAATATATCTGTGACCAAACGTTTCAGACATTCTTATTAATCTTGTGCAAATGGAGAGAAAAAGCTTAACACTTGACTTTTTACGATATCTCATATTTCAGTAAAGGCATTTAAAAGGGTTTCTGGAAAGATAATGTATTTTCATGTGGGTCATCAAACTGAACAGCAAAATATATCCCCCGACTCCGGAATGAAGCCATTTTTAAAGTCATCACCCTTCCTTCCTTGACTTTTCAAAAATAAGTATATTTAACACACGTATGTTAGAATTTCGATATCACAAACATAATTTGTCTATTAAGCAGCTTTATGAAGCCATTTTCCCCCTCATTCATCGCCAGTCAGCCTGCGCAGCTGATGGCACATCAAACTACagttaactgccaaaataaagaaaacaccaaCAAAAGTGTCTTAATTAACAGCCactagaacagcttcaatgcaccttggcatagattctacaagtgtcgggaactctattggagggatgcaacaccattcttgCGTGAGAAATTcgataatttggtgttttgttgaaagTGGTGGAAAACGCAGTCCcagccactgctccagaatctcccataagtgttcaatccTCCAACTGTCACATGCAGGTAAGACGTATTGATTTATATAAAATGTGCAACCCAAgcagggatggtgttagacgggtgatgagctgtgcctggttttctccagacatagagcattgcattcagaccaaagagttacatttttgtctcatcagaccacagaatgtTTGCTACTCtgccataaagcccagattggtgaagtgctgtagagactgttgtccttctggcaggttctcccatctcagccaatgaACTCtatagttctgtcagagtggtcattgggttcttggtcacctccctgatcaaggtccttcttgccaggttgctcagtttggtcggacggccagctctaggtagaGTATGGGTAGTTACACTTTTTGTTCATTTCCCAATGAttgagaccactgtgctcttggaaactttcaacacgcTCAAAATGGTTTTACACCCTTCCCGAGATATGCCTCATGTCAATTCTCTCTCCCAAATCTACGAACAGTTCCTTGggcttcatggtatagtttctgctctgacatgcactgtcaactgtggtaccttatatAGCCAGGGGGGTTTCTCTCTAAATCGTGTCCAAACAGTTGAATTGGCCATATGGGCTCAAAATGGGGTCCCTTGAAACAAGCCCAGCTTTCTGGTGTTAAAGAGCTAGATTAAGGCCTGGCATATATTAAGGATAAGGCGcccaagtggcacagcagtctaaggcactgcaacttagtactacagtccctggttcgaatccaggctgaatcacatccggccgcgattgggagtcccatagggaggcacacaattggcccagcgtcgtccgggtttggccagggtaggccatcactgtaaataagaatttgttcttaaccgacttgcctagttaaataaaactatGAAGATAAACCCTGCTTCTACACAGAAAAACTATACTGGCAGCCTAGATCTAAATTAACCCATGTCATCCCTCATATACCTTCTCTGTAAAATAAATATTCTGTTTCAAAATGCAAGTTAAAAGGGCTGATGGATCCAGATATGTCTCTTCATCAGGGATCATTTTTCATATCCTCTCACAGAATGCATGTGGAAACAGAAGATGTGGTGCCTAACTGAGCACAGATGGCCTACGCTAGTGTGTGTATCCGTATGTGTAATGCTTACATACATAGGGAGCGTGTGATGTCTGTGTTGAGATGGCAGGTTGCTGAGATACTCACTGGTTTTTTCTCACGCTTGGCTGGTGGAGGTTGCTGCGGTGTAGGCACTATGATggggggtgagggggggtacACCTGCTGTCCTGGATAGAATTGAGGTCCGGGAGCTGTGTCAGGAAGGAGGAAGAAAAGCTGAGTATAGTGTGTGTCACTCGCTGTGTGTGTAGCTGAGGAACAAACTGAGTTGATGGGGTCTGTACAAGAAGATAATTGCACTAGAAAGGACAGATGTGTGCTTTGTGGAGTGAGACAGCTATTTTAAATCAGActggtggggtgtgtgtgagatatacacacacacacacacacacacacacacacatatatatatgtgtgtatgtgtgtgtgtgtgtgcttggcggAGACTCACCATACTGAGCAGGGTACTCCCCCGGCCCAGGGCCAGGATAGAATGTGCCAGACCCAGGCGGCTGCACTGAAAACGGCTGGGGCGGCCCCACATAGGGCGTACTGTGGCGATACTgtagagggagaaatggagggcaTAGAAGAATGGGTTAAAAGCCGCGTGGGGGAATAGGTAGAGGAATGCCTACTGGAgagcagcagcagcctggtcagtCAGTCCCACCTGTGGGATGTAGTACTGGGCAGCCtgtggggaggggaagggcatgGGGGCCATCATCATCATGGTGGGCTGGTTGGGGGGGTATACCGCCGCTGTGGGGTTCTGAGAGCCGGGCCGCAGAGATGGAGCGTTGGTGGGGATGGTTGGCCGCGCTGTCTGCATCTGAGCCCTCTGGAAAAACTGAGAggcgagagacacacacacagagaccgatATTACATGTGCGAGAACTTAGTCCCAGAGAAGCAAGAGAGGATCCACAACTTTCCCAACAGCAGTCTCATCATGCGTGTCCTGTGCAGTCTCTCATTTCAGCTTTGTGGACTCAGGGGCTCAGAGAGATGAAGCCAAGGAGAcctcagagacagagagcattATCTCTGAGGACCAGGTGTATGGCACTTCCACTTCAGCACACATTTCCCCAAGCAGCATAAACAAACCCACAGGACACGGGCCTGCAGGGTGAGTACTGACTCCTCCAGCTGGGTTGCCTCTGCCCTGATCAGAGAGAGATCAAGGTTGTGAAAGGTCTCAGAACACAGCGGTCTACCAGCGGCCTCCGCCTCCCAACCTGCTGTGGTGTTACAACAGGGCTTAGAGAGCACGGTTCCATGCTGCCAGAGTCAACCACCAACCAGCGCACAGCAACACCCTGTACCTACCACACATACTGTTACACGCCACACACGCTGACCTTATATGCAGCCACATTAGTTTACAATGCAGTATCCACAACTTTGAAATTTGCATAAATTGTTCATCTTCATGCTATATAGCAGCGGTTCCCAAACTATGGGTCACTAGTAAttgtgtctccctctgccatatggacacattgtaTCATATACAGAAAGAAAATGGCAGCAAAAGAGATCCACAAAGACATACTGCAGTAACTTTGATTGTAAAGTACATCAAACCACATCGACTGCGTGCACGCCTGTTCGCAAACTGTGTGGAGAtatgggatcagagcatgacaactTGCTATTTCACACCGAGGCCTGGTGGTTATCAACGGGGAGAATATTGGAAAGATTTTTAGAAATGAGAAACGAActggatgtaaaaaaaaacagactTGACTTGCCGATGTAACAGACATAGGCTATTTTGAGAACGGAATGCAAGCATGCAGGGGAAATACAAAAATGTTCTACagattttttacatgtattttttatttatctgttattttaccaggtaagttgactgagaacacgttctcatttgcagcaacgacctggggaatagttacaggggagaggagggggatgaatgagccaattgtaaactggggatgattaggtgactgtGATGGTTGAGGGCCAAGGTGTATGTGTATTCAGAGGAAATATTTCTTATACATACGCGAAACCATGCCCCCTTTCCTTGGCTGTGGAAGTTTCTAACAGACAACAGCAGAAGTGAGTGTCCCACAGGAGTGGCGACTGCTCACCTCCAACGCTTTGAAGAGCACTTTGGGACCTACTTCCCGGACTTGGACATGACATTTGACTGGGTGCAAAATCCgtttgactgtgatcctggctcagttgGCATGCCAGCAAGTGAAATCACAGCTGATTGAGCTGTCATGTGACTGAATGCTGCAGACAACGCATTCACAGGTCATTATGGAGGAGTTTTGGTTCCTGACTCAAAGGGAATACCTTGCCATTTCCCCCCGAGCATTAAAACTCATGTTACCCATCGCCAGCTCATATCTGCGTGAAGCTGGATTCTGTGATCTCGTCTGAATTAAAACCAAATATTGATCCAGGTTGGACGTGACAGCAGATATGAGGTGCGCACTGTCGACCACGTACACCGACGTGACATGCATCaagcacacccatctcattagtggtggtgaaaTAAGAGAATCAGAAATTATGTCAGACTGATTTGCAATTGACTGCCATAGCCAGCCATGGTTGGTGTCATGAGTATTTTCAAATTGGGTCATGGGCCAAAAAAGTTTGGTAACTCCTGCTACATAGCTAATGTAGACATAACTGGGGCCACAATGTAATATAAGGCTGTTTTGTGTTGTTCTGTTAAATGAGGTGAGGTTTTATTAACAATGTGGAAACAGAGCTCTTCTTCATGCGTCATAAAACACAGAATCAACATTTTTTTTCTCATGACTGCAGAAGTTATGTTTGCAGGAAACTAAATATCACAATCAATGGGCTGCTCAGTGCTGCCAAGCTTTTTCTGGGGAGCTCATAAAATGTTATGCAGCAATCAATGTACTCCAAGCAAGATGAAAGACTCCACACAACAGCTGTGGCCTACATCCTAATGACTAGAGCTCAAGGTTACCACAACCAGTTGACTCAGGTTCAATAATTCTTCAGCGATCAGATACCCTGAAGTATACACAATCGTTCTTTAAAATGCAGCTCCTTTCATAAAAATTAAACACTTTTGGAAAGAAGAAGTTAACAGTTCTAATATTCTGCATGCTGTTCATCTAAACTAAGCAAACATGGGAGACTAAGAATGGGGAAGAAGAATGAAGGGAAATGATTGAATGATTACAAAAAGACGTAGGAGAAAATGAGTGAGTGTGGTGTTCAGGCAGTATTATATTGTTAtgttgggggggagagagaggggttttcTACTGAGCATACTTTAGTTAAGATGATGGCCACTGGAGGGCTCGGGGGTTAGAGGTTAAAGGTAAGGG from Salvelinus fontinalis isolate EN_2023a chromosome 18, ASM2944872v1, whole genome shotgun sequence carries:
- the LOC129815154 gene encoding eukaryotic translation initiation factor 4 gamma 3-like isoform X17, with protein sequence MSLPTKIVPKPATVAVSGPGTVPSPSSQLRATLTSVSLPPGAPGAPQSNAVPPPQIFLNMTRPRIPRVQPSLDDRIFPTQPGVTAVYSVPRHPGPPYTAHDITKGHPNLAGTPPGHAHSPALSQVSVPTASPYRYPKGWEAGGGSPYTTGQNAGSTPLVYSPQTQQMNAQPQSRPFATGPRPTHHQFFQRAQMQTARPTIPTNAPSLRPGSQNPTAAVYPPNQPTMMMMAPMPFPSPQAAQYYIPQYRHSTPYVGPPQPFSVQPPGSGTFYPGPGPGEYPAQYAPGPQFYPGQQVYPPSPPIIVPTPQQPPPAKREKKPIRIRDPNQGGRDITEEIMAGGTGSRNPTPPVGRPSSTPTPPQFLWPHPHYPHIFYLKSQQQQQSSGSQTPEQGQGQAHPAYSLEPSKQQQPTPGAADSKPGPVYDKPKLEQVIRKPSSPGIGQPEPSMAWREASAPVTAPSPPVETELPSPAPVMVAPIPAPRPVASPNPIEQPSAVEPATPTPSAAEPKTLPPTTHSQIPNTVEPLPEAPHTLAASPTLTPKALNGHADTGAELDTQAQEPSPLDSSPSPPQPQASTPASREDCSEAVPSEVRAEIPPAVTDSIAPIAVVPVTLTSKPAPAFPAPPPGLPPLVQATAEASKPADTKDVPLKAGTEAFITPDNKPEPQLQALSRKSPTTGCQTAPDAPKTWKKPNEESPVGDAQQRETEEELKPLEEAAGDQALPPARSCSTSPPPSTAPSALEAEERPPAPEENGEAEPMRNGAGHTSETESSDSGATPGDNEGSTGAPPDLFHEDLETNGKRQYKRDFLLGFQFMAACTQKPDGLPQISDVVLDKINQNKLPTRAVESRVISRGPDFTPAFADFGRQMSGGRGGAAVSHTHSQAHQMMNMGSGARRPPPRKIILNVSANEEVQLKKAENAWKPGMKRAGPSDDPEVIITQELFRKVRSILNKLTPQMFNQLMKQVTDLTIDTEERLKGVIDLVFEKAIDEPGFSVAYGNMCRCLTTLKVPMTDKPGTTVNFRKLLLNRCQKEFERDKVDDVVFERKQKELDSAQSSDQERLRLELEEAKDKARRRSIGNIKFIGELFKLKMLTEAIMHDCVVKLLKNHDEESLECLCRLLTTIGKDLDFEKAKPRMDQYFNQMEKIVKERKTSSRIRFMLQDVIDLRLHNWVSRRADQGPKTIEQIHKEAKIEEQEEQRKVHQQLLSKDTKRRPEQQQQQREQQREQQREQRVQQRDETWNTVPMTKNSRTIDPTKIPKISKPQMDEKIQLGPRASLNWMKGSSGGAKASDSELSRSGGGGASLNRYSALQSTQSHQTTPPAQNLEYDTKRTLGSRSSAGRERSEKPLSPAPSRPGSFVRGGSAKELPESPAQSPEEPRRELESPRRPSVSEDKTEPERSSAREPVKAEPVVAQSPDRPALSEEEMERKSRAIIDEFLHINDYKEAVQCVDELDMSSQLHVFVRVGVESTLERSQITRDHMGKLLFQLVQQDILAKPQFFKGFADTLELADDMAIDIPHIWLYLAELLSPVLRDRGFSMRELFSELSKPLLPVGRAGILFSEILHILCKQMSHRKVGTLWRESGLSWSDFLPEGEDVQDFISEQKLQFTEADCSSHEAALATTALSLVVLNQQLERLLLEDMASDEQIFDWVEANLDESQMSSSPFLRALMTAVCKAAVKDESASCRVDVAIIQRRLPVLLKYLNSDTERQLQALYALQALIVTLDQPPNLLRMFFDCLYDEDVISEDAFYKWETSKDPAEELGKGVALKSVTAFFTWLREAEEESEDN